From the genome of Syntrophales bacterium:
TGATTAAGCCGGTGAAGGTTATTTCAATCCACGCCCCCGCGCGGGGGGCGACATTGTAGCATTGACGCGCCTTTCCCGATGATAAATTTCAATCCACGCCCCCGCGCGGGGGGCGACATTGTAGCATTGACGCGCCTTTCCCGATGATAAATTTCAATCCACGCCCCCGCGCGGGGGGCGACCATTGTAGCATTGACGCGCCTTTCCCGATGATAAATTTCAATCCACGCCCCCGCGCGGGGGGCGACAATAGCTGCTGGACTCGCTTGTGGGCGGGCTTAAATTTCAATCCACGCCCCCGCGCGGGGGGCGACACCAGAGGAAGTCAGTAAAGGCGGTGTCAATATATTTCAATCCACGCCCCCGCGCGGGGGGCGACTGTGGCCTTGCGTTTGTCCTGGGGTTGAAGCAATATTTCAATCCACGCCCCCGCGCGGGGGGCGACATCAAGCCAATGCGCCAATTCTTCGGGAGTCTCATTTCAATCCACGCCCCCGCGCGGGGGGCGACTTTGGTATAGGCTCCGCCGCTCCGCTTAATAGCTCATTTCAATCCACGCCCCCGCGCGGGGGGCGACTGTGCCGCGACCCTCTCGTTATAACAGGGCTCATATTTCAATCCACGCCCCCGCGCGGGGGGCGACTTCTGTTTAGCCGGGCGACAGCCCGGCGCAGCCTATTTCAATCCACGCCCCCGCGCGGGGGGCGACGCACTTCATCCGCATGTTTTTCCAAATCGTTCCCATTTCAATCCACGCCCCCGCGCGGGGGGCGACGCCGATGCATATACCGCAGAAAAGGACGTCTATATTTCAATCCACGCCCCCGCGCGGGGGGCGACGGATATCGTCGATAAAGGGATTCCTAAATATCTTATTTCAATCCACGCCCCCGCGCGGGGGGCGACTTTCCGCAATCAGCACCTGCTTTTGCATATCCCATTTCAATCCACGCCCCCGCGCGGGGGGCGACCGTCCTTTCCGGCGGTTGGGTGGCCGATGCTGTTATTTCAATCCACGCCCCCGCGCGGGGGGCGACCTGGCCTCCGACCTCGCCGAATGGGGCGAGGATTTATTTCAATCCACGCCCCCGCGCGGGGGGCGACTGCGGGGCAGATCTGGGGAAAAATGTCCGCGTTATTTCAATCCACGCCCCCGCGCGGGGGGCGACACCGGCTGCCGGTTGGGTCAAGGATCTGATTTGATTTCAATCCACGCCCCCGCGCGGGGGGCGACTTTTCAGGTAGTTGTGGGAGTCCAGCCCGTCGGCATTTCAATCCACGCCCCCGCGCGGGGGGCGACCCGGGATTGCCGTCATCGAGGTCAATTAAATGTTTGATTTCAATCCACGCCCCCGCGCGGGGGGCGACTTGGGCGCACCCATGTTACAGGCTCTTAAAAAAATTTCAATCCACGCCCCCGCGCGGGGGGCGACTCGGGTTTTGGGCGGTCAACGGGCTGGATATGTTATTTCAATCCACGCCCCCGCGCGGGGGGCGACATTTACAATCAGGTATTGCAGAGGAATATGATCGAATTTCAATCCACGCCCCCGCGCGGGGGGCGACGCTGCGAATATGTTATTATGTAGTTGCTGGGTTTATTTCAATCCACGCCCCCGCGCGGGGGGCGACAAATTGCGGTTTTGATCGGGGCTGTTGTTTGTATATTTCAATCCACGCCCCCGCGCGGGGGGCGACGTATGTTGGTAATTTCGATGGTCAGGCGGTATTGATTTCAATCCACGCCCCCGCGCGGGGGGCGACAACATCCGACGGCGGATAAACACCCGCAAACGTTATTTCAATCCACGCCCCCGCGCGGGGGGCGACATTTTCAAAAACTCAATAAAATCAACAATAATCAATTTCAATCCACGCCCCCGCGCGGGGGGCGACCACGTTCAAGGTGAAGGTCTTTCAGTTTCTTATTATTTCAATCCACGCCCCCGCGCGGGGGGCGACACAACCTGGTGGCCGTGCATATCGGGCTTCGGGAATTTCAATCCACGCCCCCGCGCGGGGGGCGACTTATGTCGGAAATTTTGGCGGCAAGATTATTCTTATTTCAATCCACGCCCCCGCGCGGGGGGCGACTCAGTTATTCCGGGGCGTTCGGGGTGTAGTCAAAATTTCAATCCACGCCCCCGCGCGGGGGGCGACATCTCTGCCTGCGGCGGTAACATCTGAGGGACAGATTTCAATCCACGCCCCCGCGCGGGGGGCGACGCTCGTCATCCGGACACTCGGCGATCGCTGCGTTATTTCAATCCACGCCCCCGCGCGGGGGGCGACGTCCTCGTCGCCACCAAGGATTTCATGGGCTTATGATTTCAATCCACGCCCCCGCGCGGGGGGCGACGTCCTCGTCGCCACCAAGGATTTCATGGGCTTATGATTTCAATCCACGCCCCCGCGCGGGGGGCGACCGACCGCGCCGGGTCTTGCCCCTCGTCTCCATCAATTTCAATCCACGCCCCCGCGCGGGGGGCGACAGACACTTGGCGTGGTGGTGGAGCAAGTCGGAAAATTTCAATCCACGCCCCCGCGCGGGGGGCGACTCCGCGTCGAACAGCCGTTTCAACTCCTCCAGGAATTTCAATCCACGCCCCCGCGCGGGGGGCGACCAAAGGGGGGCATGGCACAGTCGTGCCCCCCTCCCATTTCAATCCACGCCCCCGCGCGGGGGGCGACTTCAAAAGGGTCTCCGCGTCGAGCTTTTCGACGGCATTTCAATCCACGCCCCCGCGCGGGGGGCGACTCCGCCCGTAGTGCGTCCGGCCCGGCCATAACAAATTTCAATCCACGCCCCCGCGCGGGGGGCGACGGATTATCAATCCGAATTTTCCCGGATCTCCACGATTTCAATCCACGCCCCCGCGCGGGGGGCGACTTCTGAGGCGGGCCTATAAAGCATCTGGCAAGTTATTTCAATCCACGCCCCCGCGCGGGGGGCGACTCCAGCGTCAACAGGTAGCCGACCAGGTAGCGATTTCAATCCACGCCCCCGCGCGGGGGGCGACATAAATGGGAGGGCCTATTCGTACGCAGCCGGGATTTCAATCCACGCCCCCGCGCGGGGGGCGACCCATCTCCAGGGATGACCGCACCCCAACCTGAGCATTTCAATCCACGCCCCCGCGCGGGGGGCGACAGGTCATACTCTTCCCGGCTAGTCCCTTGTCACCATTTCAATCCACGCCCCCGCGCGGGGGGCGACGCACCCGGCCAGCTCGGATATCTTGCGGGCCGTATTTCAATCCACGCCCCCGCGCGGGGGGCGACGATCGCGTGGGCCAGCGCCATTGCAATCGTCCGGATTTCAATCCACGCCCCCGCGCGGGGGGCGACTTTACCGCATTCGTCCACCAGCTCGCCCAACCGGATTTCAATCCACGCCCCCGCGCGGGGGGCGACCTGCATGGTGCGCATGTTTTGCGTCGTGTAGAGGATTTCAATCCACGCCCCCGCGCGGGGGGCGACTCGATAGAGATCTCGCCCGCCAGATCAAACGCTATTTCAATCCACGCCCCCGCGCGGGGGGCGACCCAATTTGCCGTCTGGGGAAGGATAGCGGATTAAATTTCAATCCACGCCCCCGCGCGGGGGGCGACTGAAACGACTCGTCGTCTGCACAGCCCGACTTGATATTTCAATCCACGCCCCCGCGCGGGGGGCGACTTCCACCCAATGCTGGATCGGGGCAATGGGCGGATTTCAATCCACGCCCCCGCGCGGGGGGCGACAAACTGCTTCAGCGCCCGGTCGATCGCGTTTTTATTTCAATCCACGCCCCCGCGCGGGGGGCGACGAAAAAGCGCCGCCCTTCCTCACTCTTGTTGTCATTTCAATCCACGCCCCCGCGCGGGGGGCGACTGCGGGTCCCGCCGGGGCGACCTCCGGGAGGAGGATTTCAATCCACGCCCCCGCGCGGGGGGCGACTGATTCAGGAAAAGCGGCCGGACCTCCTCGTCGGATTTCAATCCACGCCCCCGCGCGGGGGGCGACGATCGGGGCCGGGGCATCATCGCGATCAGGCGGAATTTCAATCCACGCCCCCGCGCGGGGGGCGACCGTTGTCGCCGTCAGCCTGGGGGCTGATCCCGGATTTCAATCCACGCCCCCGCGCGGGGGGCGACTTGTGCCGCGCTTCGATATTGCACGAGCGATAAATTTCAATCCACGCCCCCGCGCGGGGGGCGACTGCGGTGCTCTGGTTTTAAGGTCAGGCCGATCCAATTTCAATCCACGCCCCCGCGCGGGGGGCGACGGATCACACTCCAGGCGGCTACCAGCCCTGCTAAATTTCAATCCACGCCCCCGCGCGGGGGGCGACTTCAGGATGGAACAGTTGGAGCTCAAAACATTTAATTTCAATCCACGCCCCCGCGCGGGGGGCGACATCCGCCCCTTCAATTCGTCTTCGCCGATCAGTAATTTCAATCCACGCCCCCGCGCGGGGGGCGACCCTGGCTGATGGCGTATTGCCGCTTTCCGAGGGTATTTCAATCCACGCCCCCGCGCGGGGGGCGACCGCGACCAGGCCGTCATTCACAGGCGACTCGGCATTTCAATCCACGCCCCCGCGCGGGGGGCGACGATCGCGCAGTTACAAGCCCGGCTTGATGAACTGATTTCAATCCACGCCCCCGCGCGGGGGGCGACCCGAGCCTCATCATCTTCCCATTGCAGGTCGGATCATTTCAATCCACGCCCCCGCGCGGGGGGCGACCGGACCCGCTTGGATTTCTTTTGAGCAGTCTCGGCATTTCAATCCACGCCCCCGCGCGGGGGGCGACGGCTCCTCTCCGGCGGGCGTCAGGCCGATGGTGCCATTTCAATCCACGCCCCCGCGCGGGGGGCGACTGTATTTCTGTAACATACCTACACAACAAACAATATTTGTATCATTTCGCGCACCTTTTCAAAAAAATGCATTCACTTCCACTTGTCAAAGAGCTATTTCTAAATAACTTGTAGAATCACTCATTTACGATTAGCGCGAAGTGCCCGGGGAAATCATGACAGCTTCTGGTTCGCGGTGGTCATTTAGACTATCAACGGTCCCTCCTGATCCAACGATTTCTTTGCGCCAATATGCTCAACCCGGTGTTTCCAGTTCGAGCCAAGAAAATAAAAACGCAGACTGTCTTCCGCTGGATTGATTTCCTTGATCAGTTTGTTTCGCAGTTCTGCCCACTGTGCCGGGTCAACGATGCACTCAAAAACCGAGTACTGCACCCGCTGGCCGTAGTTCTGGCAGGTCTTGGCCACCCGATGCAGGCGTCTCTGCCCCGCCGGAACGACCGTTGCGACATCATAACTGACAAGAACAAGCATTACACCTCCTTATCTCACCTCAATCCCTACCCCGGCAAGGGACACTGCCCCCCCTTACTTCCATATAAAAGGCGGATAACCATCAAGATCGCCTCGCAGATACCTTGCCATTAGCATTGCCTGTATATGAAAAAGCGTCCCTATTGTAACCTTTTCCTCCAGAAAGGGATGCACGATTTCCTCCTGCTTTCGTTCCTGATAAGCCACAAGCACGGTCTTGCGGGTATCGTCCGTCATCAGTACCGCGCCTGATTCGCTCTTTTTAAATCCCTTTCCCTGCACCTGGCGGAGGTTGATCAGTGAAAGGGTCAGCCGGTCAGCCAAAAACGACCGGAATTCCTCCATCATGTCGAGGGCTAAGCTTGGCCTCCCGGGACGATCCCGATGGAGAAATCCCACCGCCGGATCAAGCCCGACTCCCTCCAGGGCTGAGCGGACATCATGCACAAGTAGCGTATAAATGAAAGAAAGCAGGGCATTGACGTTGTCCAGCGGTGGCCGGCGGTTTCGCTCCTGGAACGAAAAGGCCTCTTTCTGTGCCACGATCAGGTGGTCGAAGACGCTGAAGTAAATATGCGCCGCGTCCCCCTCGCATCCCCTGAGTTCATCCAGCGGCCTATTTTTATTCAACTGTTCGAGATAATTGCTCAAACGCTTTACGGCAAAACCCACCTTATCCGCATCGATCTTATCCGCATGATCACGAAGCGCACGCTGAAGGACGGTCCGGCTGTTGGCGATCTTGCCGGTCAAAACCGCCCGCGCGATATCGGCGGAGGCCTGCACGTCATCGGCCTTGCGATATTGCTCCCGCCGGAGGAGAACATTCCCGGAGACCGGCCCCTGCACACGCGCAAGAAAGCGCCCGTGTTCCGTTAGAAAACTGATGCCGACGCCATTTTCCGCGCAAAAGCCCATTAAAAAGGGGCTGCACGACACATTCCCAAAGCAGACAATCCCGCCTATCGTATGGACGGGAAGCCGAAGGCGGATTTCCTTCTCAATTTTGACGACTATCGTCTCGCCCTCTTTGGCAAGATATGCGCCCTGAGTTGTGACAAACAGGGTGTTGAGGTATTTTTTCATCGCTCCCCATATCACGTATAATACCTAATTTATTACCCATATCTGGCGCTATTACCTAATTACCGCGCTTGTTCCATTTTGCGTTTCTTCCACGGCCAAGACATTCAATAGCACCTTGAATTTGCAGGTCTTTAAGCTTTCGGCAAGAATATTTTTCATTACTTTCCCCGCGCAAGCTCAAGATATTTTTGAACTGAGCGCTGTTTCTGCATGGCTTTCGGCAGACACTCTGATATCAGCGAGCAGTTTTCGCACCGCTTCGAATAAACCGGCGGGGGCGTAATGCCGGAGTTTATTAATTCGCGTGTCAGGCGGGCAGTCTCTTCCGTCTCCCGGCGCAGAGCCGTATCAAAGGAAACGTCAAACCTTCGCTTTGTCTGGCCATAGAAAAGAGCCCCTGCGGGAATAGCAACGGAAAGCATCTCCTCCAGGCAGATTGCCTGCGCGCAAAGCTGAACCTTGTCGCTATTGTCTGCCTTTGGCTTTCCCCTTTTGTATTCAACGGGAAAGGGAAGCCAGGAACCTTCCAGTTGTCGGTGAAACTCCACCACATCGGCTTTTCCGATCAGCCCCACGCGGAGCGACCTAATCGACACGCCGTAGTCAATCCTGATATCGCCCCGGACGGCATGATTTTCTTCGTGCACATGTTCATGCATAATTCGCCCTTCGGCGGTGCGCACATTCTCCTGCCAAATCTGCTCGATATGGATCAGGGCGCACTGGCGCGGACAGAAGGCGTAGTGTTGCAGGGCCGAAAGCATGACAAGGTTGTCTAACGGCTCGTCCGTCATTTTCTGCGTCCTCGCTTTGGGGTATCAGCGATTCGCTTTACCTCTTCGATTGCCTCCAGACAGTGCAATTCAACTTCGGAAGTCGCATTGATCAGTTCCCGATGGTAAAGCTCGTATTCGGCATGAGCCTTTGCCAGTGCCTCGTCATGGGTAATCTTCCCGGCGTCGGTCAGGATGTCCCGTCCGCTGAGCTTGAGAAAATCGTCCAGCTTTGCCAGCCAGTCTCGCATGTGCATGGGGTGGCGGCCCAGGGCCTGAAGCTCGGCGAAGTCCAGATACATGCTGACAATCCGGTTCAGAAGGTCAAGCTCTTTTTCGTTCAGGTAATTCTTGGCAACCTCGGCATCCGCCTTCCGGGGCGCTTCCCCCGACCAGACCGTCATCCCCATGTGCGGTTTTGCGGCATCGGCGCGGCGGTAGATTACCTCGGCGGCCGTCTGCCCGTGGGCGGCCCAGTGCATCTTGTTCTGAACAGCAGCGAAAAACTGCCGCGACATCTCCGCATCCGGCGCGTAGTCGATGCTTGTCGCGTAGATGTCCAGGATCTTCCGCCAGAAGATCTTTTCGGAGGAGCGGATGTCCCGGATGCGGGCGAGCAGTTCGTCGAAGTAGCCGATGTTCCCGGCCTTTTTCAGCCGCTCATCGTCAAGGGCAAACCCCTTGATAATGTATTCCCGCAGCCGTTGGGTGGCCCAAATGCGAAACTGCGTGCCGCGCAGGGATTTCACCCGGTAGCCGACGGAAATGATCACGTCGAGGTTGTAATGCGCCGTATCATAATTTTTCCCGTCAGCGGCAGTTATCCGGAAATTCCGGATAACTGATTCCGATGATAGTTCTCCCTCGGTAAAGATGTTTTTGATGTGCTCATTGATTGTCCTGACATCCTTCTGAAACAACTCTGCCATCAGTTTTTGACTCAACCAGACGGTCTCATCTTGTAGCCGAACCTCGATTTTCGTCTGTCCGTCAGCCGTCTGGTAGAGAATCAGTCCGCCTTTTTTAGATACTTGTTCATTGTTTGTTTTCATTAACCACCCTATCGCCGATCCGTAAATTCGGTACGGCACAATCGTTTTCATAGAATTTCCCATCTGCTGACTTCATTGTCAGTTGTCCGATTTCTTCGAACAACTCTGAGGGTCCTTCTACAGAGATATTCTTCTGTAAGTCGCTACAATACTTTCCTGGACGTTCGGAGCCCGACATCTCTCCGGCAATATAAATCATTGAGAACCACCATTCCCCATTATGAGGCTCTTGCCAAATCCGCTTTCCTTTGAAAACCCCAAGATGAATTTCCATCTATTGTTTCCCGATTTTCAATATCCTTCAATAATTTCCGGTCTCGGCCAATTGGTAGGATTGCCTTCGGGCCCTTTGCCTTCTTCCCATGAAAGTAACTCGTCGAGCTTGTCCGTATCCTTTACGATAAGACTGCGATGAACTTTTGCGGATGATGTTTGGCCGGAAGAACAATTGTGTTTCCACCAGACAACCTTGAGAACCTCCATCGTACCTGCTGGCCGCGCGGAAGATTCATCATTTTCGAAGAGTTTCGGGAGTACCTCTTTTATCTTCTGAGCATCATCATCATTAAACCCTGTTTTCCTTGCGAGCTGAGGGCTCATGCTTCCATAGAAGACGTAGATACCGTGGTCTACCCGATGCTTCATTCCCATTGTGTCAGAGCCACGTTTCGTACCATCGCCTTCGCTACTTACGCTTTTGGTTATTTGTTCGCTCGTTATACTGACCGGGCTCACACTGAACGCCGGCTGTACAGTTACTGGACCACGTATGCCAATCGATACGCTCTTGTCCTCGCTTGCCTCTTCCCCTTCTTTTGCCTTACCTTTTTTCCCACCTGATGCTTTGAAGGCGAATAACTGACCGAAAGCGCGCACATCGAACCATTTATTACATGCCGTATCGATAATATTTTCAGTTCCCTTGGCTCCCTGGAGACCCTCGTCAGCACGAGATTTCAGGCTAACATGCTTGTCTATCTTGCTATCGTCGGATTGGACAAAAATTGGAACGTCTCTTTCCATGAGGCGATTGCGAATCTTGCGCTTAATGCAAACATCGGACACTTCGCCTTCGCCTTCGTAGGTTGTCCGAGGCCGATTGCCGTTCAGAGGATCGCCGTTTGGGTTGGCATTCTTGACCCGAAACACTACCGCAAAATCGATTTTCTTTGTGAGACTTGTTTTTTTTTCGCTCATGTCATTCTCCTCCCTCATTGATTTCTTCATTTGATTTCATTGATTCTGCATCTTGGTCTTTCTTTCCTTCTTTCCCAAGTCGAGCAGACCGCTGGCAATGGTAACCTATAAGAAATTCCCCGGATAAGCCCTTGTCGGAAATAAAATCATCGGCGCCGAACGAGCAGATGATATTGTCTATCTCCTTCTCCAAAAGGTACAACCATCCTGCCTGCCTCGACCTGAGTCGTGATTTGTAAGGTGCGAGTGACAGCTCGATTGTGCGCCATGTCGAATATGGCCTATCCGCAAATCGTTGCATCAACCTTGCCGCATTCGTCTCCCTATTTTCGTCGGCCAGTCTGAGAGCATCACTTTCTAACCGCTCCGCCATAGCGAGAAGACGTCCATAGAGATAGTCTCTCGTTGTTCGATCCTTTTCTAGTGCCATATCGTACCGCCTTTCTGTGTTGTGATGTCTGTAAAGAGCACAGGCAATCCCGAGAGCCTTCTCCCATGCCCACCTTTCTATTCCGTTTCTGTTGCTTGCGCGTCTGACGCATGACACGACGAGATCGCGGGGTATCGGAGTTCGATCGACGATGCAGGGAAGGAGGCGCTCGACCGTTGCCTTGCGAAGCTTCTCGTCAATGTGCATTTTTTTGTCTCGCCATGTCCCAAACGCAACTTCTGCAATATCTTTTGGTGAA
Proteins encoded in this window:
- the cas2 gene encoding CRISPR-associated endonuclease Cas2; the protein is MLVLVSYDVATVVPAGQRRLHRVAKTCQNYGQRVQYSVFECIVDPAQWAELRNKLIKEINPAEDSLRFYFLGSNWKHRVEHIGAKKSLDQEGPLIV
- the cas1c gene encoding type I-C CRISPR-associated endonuclease Cas1c, encoding MKKYLNTLFVTTQGAYLAKEGETIVVKIEKEIRLRLPVHTIGGIVCFGNVSCSPFLMGFCAENGVGISFLTEHGRFLARVQGPVSGNVLLRREQYRKADDVQASADIARAVLTGKIANSRTVLQRALRDHADKIDADKVGFAVKRLSNYLEQLNKNRPLDELRGCEGDAAHIYFSVFDHLIVAQKEAFSFQERNRRPPLDNVNALLSFIYTLLVHDVRSALEGVGLDPAVGFLHRDRPGRPSLALDMMEEFRSFLADRLTLSLINLRQVQGKGFKKSESGAVLMTDDTRKTVLVAYQERKQEEIVHPFLEEKVTIGTLFHIQAMLMARYLRGDLDGYPPFIWK
- the cas4 gene encoding CRISPR-associated protein Cas4 — translated: MTDEPLDNLVMLSALQHYAFCPRQCALIHIEQIWQENVRTAEGRIMHEHVHEENHAVRGDIRIDYGVSIRSLRVGLIGKADVVEFHRQLEGSWLPFPVEYKRGKPKADNSDKVQLCAQAICLEEMLSVAIPAGALFYGQTKRRFDVSFDTALRRETEETARLTRELINSGITPPPVYSKRCENCSLISECLPKAMQKQRSVQKYLELARGK
- a CDS encoding virulence RhuM family protein — translated: MKTNNEQVSKKGGLILYQTADGQTKIEVRLQDETVWLSQKLMAELFQKDVRTINEHIKNIFTEGELSSESVIRNFRITAADGKNYDTAHYNLDVIISVGYRVKSLRGTQFRIWATQRLREYIIKGFALDDERLKKAGNIGYFDELLARIRDIRSSEKIFWRKILDIYATSIDYAPDAEMSRQFFAAVQNKMHWAAHGQTAAEVIYRRADAAKPHMGMTVWSGEAPRKADAEVAKNYLNEKELDLLNRIVSMYLDFAELQALGRHPMHMRDWLAKLDDFLKLSGRDILTDAGKITHDEALAKAHAEYELYHRELINATSEVELHCLEAIEEVKRIADTPKRGRRK
- the cas7c gene encoding type I-C CRISPR-associated protein Cas7/Csd2 — protein: MSEKKTSLTKKIDFAVVFRVKNANPNGDPLNGNRPRTTYEGEGEVSDVCIKRKIRNRLMERDVPIFVQSDDSKIDKHVSLKSRADEGLQGAKGTENIIDTACNKWFDVRAFGQLFAFKASGGKKGKAKEGEEASEDKSVSIGIRGPVTVQPAFSVSPVSITSEQITKSVSSEGDGTKRGSDTMGMKHRVDHGIYVFYGSMSPQLARKTGFNDDDAQKIKEVLPKLFENDESSARPAGTMEVLKVVWWKHNCSSGQTSSAKVHRSLIVKDTDKLDELLSWEEGKGPEGNPTNWPRPEIIEGY